One window from the genome of Nocardia higoensis encodes:
- a CDS encoding Na+/H+ antiporter subunit A: MLIILLAHACAALVAPVCVRMWGRRAFAVLALVPFLSLGWVVAEWGTTSEVQLEWAPSISMNFDLRFDSLAAVMAGLVLGIGALVLLYCTRYFEDDEPALGQFAAYLVAFAGAMFGLVTSDNMLLLFVFWEITTVLSFLLVGHNTARPSRRAALQALLVTGSGGLAMLVGIIILGQTAGTYRLSEIIAMPEPPSGTAVTVAVVLLLVGALSKSAIVPLHFWLPGAMAAPTPVSAYLHAAAMVKAGVYLIARLAPAFADYPLWHPIVLTLGAATMILAGWRALQVTDLKLVLAFGTVSQLGFIVVLVGIGTPAAALAGVAMIVAHALFKAALFMVVGIIDHGAGTRDLRQLTGLGGREPRLLWISVLAASSMAGIPPMFGFVGKEAALTAAAEAGILSDPARIALTAALVAGSALTVGYSARFVWGAFARKAEVPDVADWHRPGLSMVVPPALLAVASLAAGLAAPWMDELLSPYARTLPGELHDHLALWHGVTLALGLTVIVVAAGAALFLARGRIVDTEHHILGNADRAYDATLRGMTTLSLRMTGAVQRGSLPLSQATILVTLVLLPAILLAFGTRAGVELRLWDNPLQVVIGAIMVMMALAATVLRNRLAAVIVVGATGYGCGVIFALHGAPDLALTQFLVETITLVIFVLVLRGFPAEIEAGREVAFKARRAILAVLVGVTVAVLTGFAVAARSAEPIWKLIPEAAYEFGGGKNAVNVLLVDIRAWDTLGEITVLIVAATGVASLVFRTRRFGSAPRAADSPHYDPDAVSWLPAGRLVDRRDRSMVLQITTRLVFPTIMVLSIYFFFAGHNAPGGGFAGGLTAGLALTLRYLAGGRYELGEALPVDAGHVLGAGLTLAAGTAVSSMLLGAPPLSSAIIEVTLPVLGHIKLVTALFFDLGVYLIVVGLVLDVLRSLGARLDLELPDMLSNAAAVPASRRSVGATGTAANGTTGPATSDLGTADDSTPDVSTPGNSTTENGTAGNDTAGNGTAANGRANNGIAGTGSDTKGAHR; the protein is encoded by the coding sequence TTGCTCATAATTCTGCTCGCACACGCCTGTGCCGCGCTTGTCGCGCCCGTCTGCGTGCGGATGTGGGGTCGCCGAGCCTTCGCTGTGCTCGCTCTCGTGCCGTTCCTGTCACTCGGCTGGGTGGTTGCCGAATGGGGTACTACCAGCGAGGTCCAGCTGGAGTGGGCGCCCAGCATCTCGATGAACTTCGACCTCCGATTCGATTCGCTCGCCGCGGTGATGGCCGGACTCGTGCTCGGTATCGGCGCGCTGGTACTGCTGTACTGCACGCGCTACTTCGAGGACGACGAACCCGCGCTCGGGCAGTTCGCCGCCTATCTGGTCGCCTTCGCGGGCGCCATGTTCGGCCTGGTCACCAGCGACAACATGCTGCTGCTGTTCGTCTTCTGGGAGATCACCACGGTGCTGTCGTTCCTGCTGGTCGGGCACAACACCGCCCGGCCGAGCAGGCGCGCGGCACTGCAGGCGCTGCTGGTCACCGGCTCCGGTGGCCTGGCGATGCTGGTCGGCATCATCATCCTCGGCCAGACCGCGGGCACCTACCGGCTCTCGGAGATCATCGCCATGCCGGAACCGCCCAGCGGGACGGCGGTCACGGTGGCGGTGGTGCTGCTGTTGGTCGGCGCGCTGAGCAAGTCCGCGATCGTGCCACTGCACTTCTGGCTGCCCGGCGCGATGGCCGCGCCCACCCCGGTCAGCGCCTACCTGCACGCGGCGGCGATGGTCAAAGCAGGCGTGTACCTGATCGCCCGACTGGCGCCCGCGTTCGCGGACTACCCGCTGTGGCATCCGATCGTGCTCACCCTCGGCGCGGCGACGATGATCCTGGCCGGGTGGCGCGCGCTGCAGGTGACCGACCTGAAACTGGTGCTCGCCTTCGGCACCGTCTCCCAGCTGGGCTTCATCGTCGTGTTGGTCGGCATCGGCACGCCCGCGGCCGCGCTGGCCGGCGTCGCCATGATCGTCGCGCACGCGCTGTTCAAAGCCGCCCTGTTCATGGTGGTCGGCATCATCGACCACGGCGCGGGCACCCGTGACCTGCGCCAACTGACCGGACTCGGGGGACGCGAACCCCGGCTGCTGTGGATCTCCGTGCTGGCCGCGTCGAGCATGGCGGGCATCCCGCCGATGTTCGGCTTCGTCGGTAAAGAAGCCGCGCTCACCGCCGCCGCCGAGGCGGGCATTCTCAGCGACCCGGCGCGGATCGCGCTGACGGCCGCGCTGGTGGCCGGTTCCGCGCTGACCGTCGGGTACAGCGCCCGCTTCGTGTGGGGCGCGTTCGCCCGCAAGGCGGAGGTGCCGGACGTGGCGGACTGGCATCGCCCCGGTCTGTCGATGGTGGTTCCGCCCGCCCTGCTGGCGGTCGCGAGCCTAGCCGCCGGTCTCGCCGCCCCCTGGATGGACGAACTGCTCTCGCCCTACGCCCGCACCCTGCCCGGCGAGCTGCACGACCATCTGGCGCTGTGGCACGGTGTCACGCTCGCGCTCGGGCTCACGGTGATCGTGGTGGCCGCCGGTGCCGCGCTGTTCCTGGCGCGTGGGCGCATCGTCGACACCGAGCACCACATCCTCGGCAACGCCGACCGCGCCTACGACGCGACATTGCGCGGCATGACCACCCTGTCGTTGCGGATGACCGGCGCCGTGCAGCGCGGTTCGCTGCCGCTGAGTCAGGCGACCATCCTGGTCACGCTGGTGCTGCTGCCCGCGATCCTGCTCGCCTTCGGCACCCGCGCGGGCGTCGAGCTGCGGTTGTGGGACAACCCGCTGCAGGTGGTCATCGGCGCGATCATGGTGATGATGGCGCTGGCGGCGACGGTGCTGCGCAACAGGCTGGCGGCGGTCATCGTCGTCGGCGCCACCGGCTACGGCTGCGGCGTGATCTTCGCCCTGCACGGCGCGCCCGATCTGGCGCTCACCCAGTTCCTGGTGGAGACCATCACGCTGGTGATCTTCGTGCTGGTGCTGCGCGGCTTCCCGGCCGAGATCGAGGCAGGTCGCGAGGTCGCCTTCAAAGCACGCCGCGCGATCCTGGCCGTGCTGGTCGGCGTGACGGTGGCGGTGCTGACCGGATTCGCGGTCGCCGCCCGCTCGGCCGAGCCGATCTGGAAGCTGATTCCCGAGGCCGCCTACGAATTCGGCGGCGGCAAGAACGCGGTGAACGTGCTGCTGGTGGACATCAGGGCGTGGGACACCCTCGGCGAGATCACGGTGCTGATCGTCGCCGCGACCGGCGTGGCCTCGCTGGTGTTCCGTACCAGGAGGTTCGGCAGCGCGCCCCGCGCGGCCGACTCCCCGCACTACGATCCCGACGCGGTGAGCTGGCTGCCCGCCGGACGGTTGGTCGACCGCCGCGATCGCTCGATGGTTCTGCAGATCACCACCCGGTTGGTCTTCCCGACCATCATGGTGTTGTCGATCTACTTCTTCTTCGCCGGGCACAACGCCCCCGGTGGCGGCTTCGCGGGCGGTCTCACCGCGGGCTTGGCGCTGACTCTGCGCTATCTCGCCGGTGGCCGATACGAACTCGGCGAGGCGCTGCCGGTCGACGCCGGGCACGTGCTCGGCGCCGGCCTGACCTTGGCCGCGGGCACGGCGGTGAGTTCGATGTTGCTCGGCGCCCCGCCGCTGTCCTCGGCGATCATCGAGGTGACCCTGCCGGTCCTCGGCCACATCAAGCTGGTCACCGCGCTGTTCTTCGATCTCGGCGTGTATCTCATCGTGGTCGGCCTGGTCCTGGACGTGCTGCGCAGCCTCGGTGCCCGCCTGGACCTCGAGCTGCCGGACATGCTGTCCAACGCCGCGGCCGTTCCCGCGAGTCGTCGTTCCGTCGGCGCCACCGGGACAGCCGCGAACGGCACGACCGGTCCCGCCACATCGGACCTCGGCACAGCGGACGACAGCACGCCAGACGTCAGCACGCCAGGCAACAGCACGACGGAGAACGGCACCGCGGGCAACGACACAGCGGGCAACGGCACCGCCGCGAACGGTCGCGCGAACAACGGCATCGCAGGCACCGGCAGCGACACGAAGGGCGCCCACAGATGA
- the mnhG gene encoding monovalent cation/H(+) antiporter subunit G, which yields MSIVRDALAGLLILGGSGLSFTAAIAIARFPDSLTRMHAATKPQIVGLVMVLFGAAINLYGRGNIWLLALVGMFTLLTAPVIAHLLGRTAYREQRHRDGLLRVNELGNALDGPELP from the coding sequence ATGAGCATCGTCCGCGACGCGCTGGCGGGCCTGCTGATCCTCGGCGGTTCCGGTCTGTCCTTCACCGCCGCCATCGCCATCGCCCGTTTCCCCGACTCGTTGACCCGGATGCACGCGGCCACCAAACCGCAGATCGTCGGCCTGGTCATGGTGCTCTTCGGCGCGGCGATCAACCTCTATGGCCGCGGCAACATCTGGCTGCTCGCCCTCGTCGGCATGTTCACGCTGCTGACCGCCCCGGTCATCGCCCATCTGCTCGGCCGCACCGCCTATCGCGAGCAACGTCACCGTGACGGCCTGCTGCGCGTCAACGAACTCGGCAACGCCCTCGACGGCCCCGAACTCCCCTGA
- a CDS encoding phosphatidylserine decarboxylase codes for MARRPTPPGTPETTGVGHVVDLVRSTIPPLHPAGLPFVAVPLAVAVAAGKRRWLRRAGLVTAAACAGFFRHPNRVPPNRAGVVVAPADGEIALVDTAAPPAELGLGDQPLPRVSIFLSVLDVHVQRTPVSGVVREVRHQSGQFKSADLPEASAVNERNSMVLETAKGATVVVVQIAGLLARRIVCDAQVGDVLTIGDTYGLIRFGSRVDTYFPAGTELLVQPGQRTIGGETVLAQLT; via the coding sequence GTGGCACGCCGTCCCACCCCGCCCGGCACACCCGAGACCACCGGGGTCGGCCATGTCGTCGATCTGGTGCGATCCACGATCCCACCGCTGCACCCCGCCGGGCTGCCCTTCGTGGCCGTCCCACTCGCGGTCGCGGTCGCGGCAGGTAAACGCAGGTGGCTGCGCCGGGCCGGTCTGGTGACCGCCGCCGCCTGCGCGGGTTTCTTCCGCCACCCCAACCGGGTGCCGCCGAACCGGGCGGGCGTGGTCGTCGCCCCGGCCGACGGTGAGATCGCCTTGGTCGACACCGCCGCCCCGCCCGCCGAACTCGGCCTCGGCGATCAGCCGCTGCCCCGCGTGAGCATCTTCCTCTCGGTGCTCGACGTGCATGTGCAGCGCACCCCGGTCTCCGGTGTCGTCCGCGAGGTCCGGCACCAGAGCGGCCAGTTCAAGTCCGCCGATCTGCCCGAGGCCAGCGCGGTCAACGAGCGCAACAGCATGGTGCTCGAGACGGCGAAGGGCGCCACGGTGGTGGTCGTGCAGATCGCCGGTCTGCTGGCGCGCCGCATCGTGTGCGACGCCCAGGTCGGCGACGTACTGACCATCGGCGACACCTACGGCCTGATCCGCTTCGGCTCCCGGGTGGACACCTACTTCCCGGCAGGCACCGAGCTGCTCGTGCAGCCGGGCCAACGCACCATCGGCGGCGAGACCGTCCTCGCCCAGCTGACGTAA
- a CDS encoding Na(+)/H(+) antiporter subunit C, which yields MSANLTILIIIGVLTACGVYLILERAASRMLLGMLLFGNAVNLLILTVGGPSGAAPFLGSGADTEEMADPLAQAMVLTAIVITMGLAAFVLALAYRSYRLTTTDDVQTDQDDAEIAARRDGEEPDQ from the coding sequence ATGAGTGCCAACCTGACGATTCTGATCATCATCGGCGTGCTCACCGCGTGCGGCGTATATCTCATCCTGGAACGGGCGGCCTCGCGCATGCTGCTGGGGATGCTGCTGTTCGGCAACGCCGTCAATCTGCTCATCCTCACCGTCGGCGGCCCGAGCGGCGCCGCGCCGTTCCTCGGCTCCGGGGCCGACACCGAGGAGATGGCCGACCCGTTGGCGCAGGCGATGGTGCTCACCGCCATCGTCATCACGATGGGCCTGGCCGCGTTCGTGCTGGCGCTGGCCTATCGCTCCTACCGGCTGACCACCACCGACGACGTGCAGACCGACCAGGACGACGCGGAGATCGCCGCGCGCCGCGACGGCGAGGAGCCCGACCAGTGA
- a CDS encoding Na+/H+ antiporter subunit D yields the protein MTLSADLITVLAPLPVLVPMLAAALCLIFGRSPRVQGTVMIVALTAIVVISGLLLYLADRDGTTALQVGNWDTPIGITLVVDRLSAGMLLVSAIVLLAVAIYGAGQNIRDGDDRQPTSIYRPSYLVLTAGIAVAFLAGDLFNLFVGFEILLAASFVLLTVGATTERIRAGIAYVMVSMLSSMIFLIGIALVYAATGTINLAQLAVRLDAIPEGVRTASYAVLLVAFGIKAAMFPLSNWLPDSYPSAPAPVTAVFAGLLTKVGVYAIIRTNSLFFPDGAFDDILMVCGLLTMLVGILGAIAQSDIRRVLSFTLVSHIGYMIFGVALSSTAGMAGAVYYVAHHILVQTALFLVAGLIERQAGSTSLRRLGGLAAASPLLGMLYLVPALNLGGIPPFSGFIGKVALLQAGTDDGSVLAWVLVAGSVVTSLLTLYVVALLWAKAFWRPRAEAPEGHLTAARPPTLVEDSTDVLYDERVDPGRMPALMLLSTAGLIAVGVAMTVLAGPILGIADRAAIELRDPGVYTGAVLGDPQEYR from the coding sequence GTGACCCTCTCCGCCGACCTCATCACCGTCCTCGCGCCGCTACCGGTCCTGGTTCCGATGCTGGCGGCCGCGCTGTGCCTGATCTTCGGCCGCAGCCCACGTGTCCAGGGCACGGTCATGATCGTCGCCCTCACCGCGATCGTGGTCATCTCCGGCCTGCTGCTGTACCTGGCCGACCGCGACGGCACGACCGCCCTGCAGGTGGGCAACTGGGACACCCCGATCGGCATCACCCTGGTGGTCGACCGGCTCTCCGCGGGCATGCTGCTGGTCTCGGCCATCGTCCTGCTCGCCGTGGCGATCTACGGTGCGGGCCAGAACATCCGCGACGGCGACGACCGCCAGCCCACCTCCATCTACCGCCCGAGCTATCTCGTGCTGACCGCGGGCATCGCGGTCGCCTTCCTCGCCGGTGACCTGTTCAACCTGTTCGTCGGGTTCGAAATCCTGCTGGCCGCCTCGTTCGTACTGCTCACCGTGGGCGCGACCACCGAACGTATCCGCGCGGGCATCGCCTACGTGATGGTCTCGATGCTCTCGTCGATGATCTTCCTGATCGGCATCGCCCTGGTCTACGCCGCCACCGGCACGATCAACCTGGCCCAGCTGGCGGTGCGGCTCGACGCGATCCCCGAGGGCGTGCGGACCGCGTCGTACGCGGTGCTGCTGGTGGCCTTCGGCATCAAAGCCGCCATGTTCCCGCTGTCGAACTGGCTGCCGGACTCCTATCCGAGCGCGCCCGCCCCGGTGACCGCCGTGTTCGCCGGTTTGCTCACCAAAGTCGGCGTCTACGCGATCATCCGCACCAACAGCCTGTTCTTCCCCGACGGCGCCTTCGACGACATCCTGATGGTCTGCGGTCTGCTGACCATGCTGGTCGGCATCCTCGGCGCGATCGCGCAGAGCGACATCCGCCGTGTGCTGTCGTTCACCCTCGTCAGCCACATCGGCTACATGATCTTCGGCGTCGCGCTGTCGAGCACCGCGGGTATGGCGGGCGCGGTGTACTACGTCGCTCACCACATCCTCGTGCAGACCGCGCTGTTCCTGGTCGCCGGTCTCATCGAGCGCCAGGCCGGGTCCACCTCGCTGCGCAGGCTCGGCGGCCTGGCGGCGGCGAGTCCGTTGCTCGGCATGCTGTATCTGGTGCCCGCGCTGAATCTGGGCGGCATCCCACCGTTCTCCGGATTCATCGGCAAGGTGGCGCTGTTGCAGGCGGGTACGGACGACGGCAGCGTGTTGGCCTGGGTACTGGTCGCCGGCTCGGTCGTTACCAGCCTGCTCACCCTCTACGTGGTGGCGCTGCTGTGGGCGAAGGCGTTCTGGCGTCCGCGCGCCGAGGCCCCCGAGGGCCACCTCACGGCGGCGCGACCGCCCACGCTGGTGGAGGACTCCACCGACGTGCTCTACGACGAGCGCGTCGACCCCGGCCGGATGCCCGCGCTGATGCTGCTGTCCACCGCCGGACTGATCGCCGTCGGTGTCGCCATGACGGTGCTGGCGGGCCCCATCCTCGGCATCGCCGATCGAGCCGCCATCGAACTACGTGATCCGGGTGTGTACACCGGCGCCGTGCTGGGCGACCCGCAGGAGTACCGATGA
- a CDS encoding SRPBCC family protein, with protein sequence MAENLEATVDIVAPPERVWRVLSDLDRMPEFSPMTRRMKALGTPKAGAWTVNWNKQGWKVWPSTSRIVSYEPERELAFRMNENGTTWSFTLEPTATGTRLTQRRDASAGVPWPIRKAFDVFFGGEAAFEKDLVGGMTTTLARIKAAAETA encoded by the coding sequence ATGGCCGAAAACCTCGAAGCAACAGTCGACATCGTCGCCCCGCCCGAGCGGGTGTGGCGGGTGCTCTCCGACCTGGACCGGATGCCGGAGTTCAGCCCGATGACTCGGCGCATGAAGGCGCTCGGCACGCCGAAGGCGGGGGCCTGGACGGTCAACTGGAACAAGCAGGGTTGGAAGGTCTGGCCGTCGACGTCGCGCATCGTCTCCTACGAACCCGAGCGCGAACTCGCCTTCCGGATGAACGAGAACGGCACCACCTGGAGCTTCACACTCGAGCCGACCGCGACCGGCACCCGGCTCACCCAGCGCCGCGACGCCTCGGCAGGGGTGCCCTGGCCGATCCGCAAGGCCTTCGACGTCTTCTTCGGCGGCGAAGCCGCTTTCGAGAAGGACCTGGTCGGTGGCATGACCACCACGCTGGCCCGGATCAAGGCCGCCGCCGAGACGGCCTGA
- a CDS encoding AAA family ATPase — translation MAELALTARLNPSAADARRGVVRLHPEALTALGLREWDGIALSGARHTAAVAALAPAGTPAGVVLLDDVTLSNAGIKENQTVVVAPAVVHGARQVVLSGSVHATRSIPAATLRQALLGKVVTVGDTVSLLPRDLGPDMPTSAASQALSRTFGIAWTTELLTVTAVDPAPGPVSVQPNTAVSWTAGAVAAREAAERAATSGPGRAGARGAADGAVLHTQALDATAAGSATAIRRWSSGEAPVPVEDLTGGHAQAAKLSEWLSLALDEPELLRALGAPAHLGVLITGPAGVGKATLARAVAAPRRLIELDGPTVGAAESGTRLREVAAAVAEVGSGQGGVLLISDVDALLPEQPEPVATLILDQLRAAMSGPGVAFLATTAHPSRVDARLRGPDLCDRELALPLPTAPVRRALLEQVLRKVPTGELALDAVAARTPGFVVADLAALAREAGLRAASRASREGSPPKLIQEDLLGALEVIRPLSRSGTEELAVGSLGLDDVGDMVETKQSLTETVLWPLRHPDSFARLGVEPPRGVLLYGPPGCGKTFLVRALAGSGQLSVHSVKGAELMDKWVGSSERAVRELFQRARDSAPSLIFLDEVDALAPRRGQTGDSGVGDRVVAALLTELDGVEPLRDVVVLGATNRPELIDPALLRPGRLERLVFVPPPDAQARLAILRTAGKSVPLAADVDLAELAEDLTGYSAADCAALLREAALAAMRRDVNAADVTAADVETARRAVNPSLDPAQVESLRRYADARG, via the coding sequence GTGGCAGAACTGGCGCTCACCGCTCGCTTGAATCCGTCCGCCGCCGACGCCAGACGCGGGGTGGTGCGGCTGCACCCGGAAGCGCTGACCGCCCTCGGGCTGCGCGAGTGGGACGGGATCGCGTTGTCGGGCGCCAGGCATACCGCTGCCGTCGCCGCGCTGGCGCCCGCGGGCACGCCCGCCGGGGTGGTTCTGCTCGATGATGTGACGCTGTCCAACGCGGGCATCAAGGAGAACCAGACCGTCGTGGTCGCGCCCGCCGTCGTGCACGGCGCGCGCCAGGTCGTGTTGAGCGGCTCGGTACACGCCACCCGCAGCATTCCCGCGGCGACACTGCGCCAGGCCCTGCTGGGCAAGGTGGTGACCGTCGGCGACACGGTGTCGTTGCTGCCGCGCGACCTCGGTCCTGACATGCCCACCTCGGCGGCCAGCCAGGCACTCTCGCGTACCTTCGGCATCGCCTGGACCACCGAACTGTTGACGGTGACCGCCGTCGATCCCGCGCCGGGCCCGGTCAGCGTGCAGCCGAATACGGCGGTTTCCTGGACGGCGGGCGCGGTCGCCGCGCGCGAGGCCGCCGAACGAGCGGCGACGAGCGGCCCGGGACGGGCGGGCGCGCGCGGGGCGGCCGACGGCGCGGTACTCCACACACAAGCACTCGACGCCACCGCCGCGGGATCGGCGACCGCGATCCGCCGCTGGAGTTCCGGCGAGGCACCGGTTCCGGTGGAGGATCTGACCGGAGGCCACGCCCAGGCGGCCAAGCTGTCCGAATGGCTGAGCCTGGCGCTGGACGAACCCGAACTGCTCAGAGCCCTCGGCGCGCCCGCGCATCTGGGCGTGTTGATCACCGGTCCGGCGGGCGTCGGCAAGGCGACGCTGGCGCGCGCGGTGGCGGCTCCGCGCAGACTGATCGAACTCGACGGCCCGACCGTGGGCGCGGCCGAGAGCGGCACCCGATTGCGCGAAGTCGCGGCCGCGGTGGCCGAGGTGGGTTCCGGACAGGGCGGCGTCCTGTTGATCAGTGATGTCGACGCCCTGCTACCCGAGCAGCCCGAGCCGGTCGCCACGTTGATCCTCGATCAACTGCGCGCGGCCATGTCCGGCCCCGGCGTGGCCTTCCTCGCCACCACCGCGCACCCCAGCCGGGTCGACGCACGGCTGCGCGGCCCCGATCTGTGCGATCGGGAACTCGCGCTGCCGCTGCCGACCGCGCCGGTGCGGCGGGCGCTGCTGGAACAAGTGCTCCGCAAGGTGCCCACCGGTGAGCTCGCGCTGGACGCGGTCGCGGCGCGCACGCCCGGTTTCGTGGTCGCCGACCTGGCCGCACTGGCCCGTGAGGCCGGTCTGCGGGCGGCCTCACGGGCCAGCAGGGAGGGCAGCCCACCCAAGCTGATCCAGGAGGACCTGCTCGGCGCGCTCGAGGTGATCCGGCCGCTGTCGCGCTCGGGGACCGAGGAACTGGCGGTCGGCAGCCTCGGCCTCGACGACGTGGGTGACATGGTGGAGACCAAGCAGTCGCTGACCGAGACGGTGCTGTGGCCGCTGCGCCACCCCGACTCCTTCGCCCGCCTCGGTGTGGAGCCGCCGCGCGGCGTGCTGCTCTACGGTCCGCCCGGCTGCGGCAAGACCTTCCTGGTGCGTGCGCTCGCCGGCTCCGGGCAGCTCAGCGTGCATTCGGTCAAGGGCGCCGAACTCATGGACAAGTGGGTCGGTTCCTCCGAGCGCGCGGTGCGCGAACTGTTCCAGCGGGCCCGTGACTCCGCGCCGTCGCTGATCTTCCTCGACGAAGTCGACGCGCTCGCGCCACGACGCGGCCAGACCGGCGACTCCGGCGTCGGCGATCGGGTGGTGGCCGCCCTGCTCACCGAACTCGACGGTGTGGAGCCCTTGCGCGACGTGGTCGTGCTCGGCGCGACCAACCGCCCCGAACTCATCGACCCCGCGCTGCTGCGGCCGGGTCGCCTGGAACGGCTGGTGTTCGTGCCGCCGCCGGACGCGCAGGCCCGGCTGGCGATCCTGCGCACCGCGGGCAAGTCGGTGCCGCTGGCCGCCGATGTGGATCTCGCCGAACTGGCCGAGGACCTCACCGGCTACTCCGCAGCGGACTGTGCTGCATTGTTGCGAGAGGCCGCGTTGGCCGCCATGCGCCGCGATGTGAACGCCGCCGACGTGACCGCCGCCGACGTCGAAACGGCCCGCCGAGCCGTCAATCCGTCCCTGGATCCGGCTCAGGTGGAGTCGCTGCGTCGCTACGCCGACGCACGCGGCTGA
- a CDS encoding beta-ketoacyl-ACP synthase III, with protein sequence MSVRIAQTTGVDSTAILGLGVYRPARIVTNDEIAGPIDSSDEWIRTRSGIRTRRFADASETVHSMSVAAARDAMDAAEISADEMDCVIVATSTHLLLTPAAAPRIATELGMNGAAAFDISAGCAGFCHALAMASDLVRAGTSKKVLVIGVEKLTDTVDMTDRSTAFLFADGAGAVVVGPSEKPGEAGIGPTVWGSDGTQHHAIRQTKDWLEFFAEIEEKGLDAVRPYLAMEGTAVFRWAAHSLEKVCRDAIDRAGLTTDDLQAMIPHQANGRIIEIMARVLKLPEDCALANDIEETGNTSAASIPLAMEALLRKGEARPGDTALLIAFGAGLSYAAQVVTLPRWK encoded by the coding sequence ATGTCCGTACGAATCGCCCAGACGACCGGCGTCGACAGCACCGCGATCCTCGGACTCGGCGTCTATCGCCCGGCCCGGATCGTCACCAACGACGAGATCGCGGGTCCGATCGATTCCAGCGACGAGTGGATCCGCACCCGATCCGGAATCAGGACCAGGCGATTCGCCGACGCCTCCGAGACCGTCCACTCGATGAGTGTGGCCGCCGCGCGCGACGCGATGGACGCCGCCGAGATCTCCGCCGACGAGATGGACTGCGTCATCGTCGCCACCTCCACGCATCTGCTGCTCACCCCCGCCGCCGCTCCGCGTATCGCCACCGAACTCGGCATGAACGGCGCGGCCGCCTTCGACATCTCCGCGGGCTGCGCGGGCTTCTGCCACGCCCTCGCCATGGCCTCGGACCTGGTCCGCGCGGGCACCTCGAAGAAGGTGCTGGTCATCGGCGTGGAGAAGCTGACCGACACCGTCGACATGACCGACCGCTCGACCGCGTTCCTGTTCGCCGACGGCGCGGGCGCGGTGGTGGTCGGCCCCTCCGAGAAGCCGGGGGAGGCGGGCATCGGACCGACGGTGTGGGGGTCGGACGGCACCCAGCACCACGCCATCCGCCAGACCAAGGACTGGCTGGAGTTCTTCGCCGAGATCGAGGAGAAGGGACTCGACGCGGTCCGCCCCTACCTGGCGATGGAGGGCACCGCGGTCTTCCGCTGGGCGGCGCATTCACTGGAGAAGGTCTGCCGCGACGCGATCGACCGGGCCGGCCTGACCACCGACGACCTGCAAGCCATGATCCCGCACCAGGCCAACGGCCGGATCATCGAGATCATGGCGCGAGTGCTGAAACTGCCGGAGGACTGCGCGCTGGCCAACGACATCGAGGAGACCGGCAACACCTCGGCCGCCTCGATCCCGCTGGCGATGGAAGCGCTGCTCCGCAAGGGCGAGGCGCGCCCCGGTGACACCGCGCTGCTGATCGCCTTCGGCGCCGGGCTCTCCTACGCCGCGCAGGTGGTCACCCTGCCGCGCTGGAAGTAG
- a CDS encoding monovalent cation/H+ antiporter complex subunit F, with product MTVVMTIAAVLLSAAAVITSYRILAGPSTLDRMVGMDSLTAIFASGLAVWAAYTGTTTVLPAAIALALVGFLGSAAVTRFRVRDDR from the coding sequence ATGACCGTCGTCATGACCATCGCGGCCGTGCTGCTGTCGGCCGCCGCCGTGATCACCAGTTACCGCATACTCGCCGGGCCCAGCACACTGGACCGGATGGTCGGCATGGACTCGCTGACCGCGATCTTCGCCTCCGGCCTGGCGGTGTGGGCCGCCTACACCGGAACGACCACGGTGCTGCCGGCGGCCATAGCGCTGGCGCTGGTCGGCTTCCTCGGCTCGGCCGCCGTCACCCGATTCCGAGTGAGAGACGACCGATGA
- a CDS encoding Na+/H+ antiporter subunit E — MTEVEATSTDQSSGPWWQPTRERLVRVGVLLWLAMVYTALWGDLSVANVLAGLAVGTIVMIALPLPRMPVTGRFRPVAIAQAIVIGTYYAIESSLQIAWFALRPGPPPVSGVLRVGLSTRSDLVLVLATDLLNLIPGTMVLEIDRARCLVYVHVLDVGSEKAVEKFYRQTRTLERLLITAFERSVPKPPLRKR, encoded by the coding sequence ATGACCGAAGTCGAAGCCACGAGCACCGACCAGTCCTCCGGACCGTGGTGGCAGCCTACCCGGGAGCGGCTGGTCCGCGTCGGCGTGTTGCTGTGGCTGGCCATGGTCTACACCGCCCTGTGGGGCGATCTGAGCGTGGCCAACGTGCTGGCCGGACTCGCCGTCGGCACGATCGTCATGATCGCGTTGCCGCTGCCGAGGATGCCGGTCACCGGCCGCTTCCGTCCGGTCGCGATCGCGCAGGCGATCGTCATCGGCACCTATTACGCCATCGAATCGAGCCTGCAGATCGCCTGGTTCGCGCTGCGGCCCGGGCCGCCGCCGGTCTCCGGTGTGCTGCGGGTCGGCCTGAGCACCCGCTCGGACCTGGTGCTCGTCCTCGCCACCGATCTGCTCAACCTGATCCCGGGCACCATGGTGCTCGAGATCGACCGGGCCCGTTGCCTGGTCTACGTGCACGTGCTCGACGTGGGCAGCGAGAAGGCCGTGGAGAAGTTCTACCGGCAGACCCGCACCCTCGAGCGGTTGCTGATCACCGCCTTCGAGCGGTCGGTCCCGAAACCGCCCCTACGCAAACGATGA